The Pseudarthrobacter sp. BIM B-2242 region AAACTACCCTTTGGTGCCCTTTGAATCAATGGACCACGGCAATAACGGGGAGGGCGTCAAGCAGCACAACCGCAGGTCAGCCCGCGCGAAGCCCATCCAGGGTCCGCCGCGCCGCACTCTGGAGGCCCCGGACACCGGGACCGGCGGCCAGGATGTCCCGGCTCGATGTTCCCAGTACCTGCGGGTACGCAGCGCCGAACGTTCGGCGAAGGTCGGCCGGGGTTGCCCCCTGTGCGCCCAGCCCCGGCGCCAGGATGGGGCCGCGGACGGCTTCCAGGTCCAAATGCAGGTCAGTCAATGCAGAGCCCACTGTTGCGCCAACTACCAGTCCCACCGAGCCCAGGGACCCTTCGTACCGGCCGTTTTCTGCTGCGGCCGCTTCCGTGATCCGGCGCGCCACGGAATCGCTGCCGCCAACGTGCTGGACGGAGGCGCCCTCCGGGTTGGAGGTCAAGGCCAGGACAAACACACCCCGGCCGGACTCCGCTGCCAGGTCCAGGGCCGGGCGGAGTGACTCAAAGCCCAGGTACGGGCTGAGTGTCACCGAGTCGGCGGCCAGCGGCGAGCTGTCCCGGAGCCACGCATCCGCGTAGGCGGCCATCGTGGAGCCAATGTCTCCGCGCTTGGCGTCGGCAATGGTGAGCACCGATGCGTCCCGGGCCTCGGCAAGGAGTTCCTCAAGGACGGCCATCCCGGCGGATCCGTGGCGCTCGTAGAGCGCCACCTGCGGCTTGACCGCGGCAGCGAGCGAACCCACCGCCTCCAGGACGGTCAGCGAAAACCGCCGCAGCCCGGCGGCGTCGTCGTCCAGTCCCCAGCTCTTCAGCAGTGCGGGGTGCGGGTCAATGCCCACACAGAGCGGGCCGCGGGCAGCCATGGCTGCCCCCAGCCGGGAGCCGAAGGACTCCCGGCCGGGGGCAGCTGCCGGTGTGAAGCCGTGCTCAGGCATTCTGCGTTACCTGCGCAGCGGACTGTGCGGCGGACTGCGCAGCGGCCGTGGACGCGATCAGCGCGGCCGCGTGCTCCTGAAGGCTGGTCACTGACCACTCGTACGTGCGCATGGCCTCGATGGCCTGCACCGCTGCGTTGATCTCGGCCACCGTGGTGATGCAGGGAATGCCGATGGACGTCGCCGCGGCGCGCAGGGCATAGCCGTCGCTGCGTGCTTCCCCGCCGGAGGGCGTGTTGAACACCATGTCGATCTCGCCGGCGATCACCAGGTCCGCGATGGTGCCCTCGCCTTCGGCGCTGCTGCCTTCGGCGACCTTGCGGACCGTGCTGGCCTGGATGCCGTTGCGGCGCAGGACATCGGCGGTGCCGCCGGTGGAGACAATCTCGAAGCCAAGATCCGAAAGTCGCTTGATGGCCATGATGACCGCACGCTTGTCCCGGTTGGCCACGGAGACAAAGATCTTGCCCTCAGTGGGCAGCGCGTTGTTTGCGGCTGCCTGGCTCTTGGCGAAAGCGGTGTCGAAGTGCTTGTCGATGCCCATGACTTCACCGGTGGAACGCATCTCAGGGCCGAGCAGCGAATCCACCACCTTGCCCTCAGGCGTGCGGAAGCGGCTGAACGGCAGCACGGCTTCCTTGACCGAGACGGGAGCGTCCAGCGGCAGTGTGGAGCCGTCGCCGGTCTCCGGCAGCATCTTGTACGCGGTGCGCAGCTGGTTGATGGTGACGCCGGTGCCGATCAGGGCAGCGGCCTTGGCCATCTGTACGCCGGTGGCCTTGGAGACGAACGGCACGGTCCGGGAAGCACGCGGGTTCGCTTCCAGGACGTAGAGCACGTCCGAGGCCAGCGCGAACTGGATGTTGATCAGGCCACGCACGCCCACACCCTCGGCGATGGCGCGGGTTGCCGTCCGGACACGCTCGATCACGTTGTTGCCCAAGGTGATCGGGGGCAGCACGCAGGCGGAGTCACCGGAGTGGATACCGGCTTCCTCGATGTGCTCCATGATGCCGCCGAGGTACATGTCCGTGCCGTCGAAGAGTGCGTCGACGTCGATTTCGACGGCGTCTTCCAGGAACCGGTCGATCAGGACCGGGTGGTCCGGGGTGATTTCGGTGGCGTTCGCGATGTAGCGGGAGAGGTTGGGCTCGTCGTAGACGATCTCCATGCCGCGGCCGCCAAGAACGTAGGACGGACGGACCAGGACCGGGTAGCCGATTTCGTCGGCGATCTTCTTGGCGTCTTCGAAGGACACGGCGGTGCCGTTCTTCGGAGCAATCAGGCCGGCGTTGTCCAGGACGCGGGAGAATTCGCCGCGGTGCTCGGCGAGGTCGATCGCTTCCGGGGACGTGCCCAGGATGGGGACGCCGGCGTCGGCAAGCTGCTGCGCCAGCTTCAGCGGGGTCTGGCCGCCCAGCTGGACAAACACGCCCATCACGCCGCCGGTGCGCTCTTCGGCGGCGATGACCTCCAGGACGTCTTCTAGCGTCAGCGGCTCGAAGTACAGGCGGGTGGAGACGTCGTAGTCGGTGGAGACGGTCTCCGGGTTGCAGTTAACCATCACGGTCTCGTAGCCGGCCTTGCGCAGCGCCATGGAGGCGTGCACGCAGGAGTAGTCGAACTCGATGCCCTGCCCGATGCGGTTGGGCCCGGAGCCCAGGATCAGGATGGAGGGCTTGGAGTGCAGCGCAATCTCGTCCTCCTCGTCGTAGGACGAGTAGTGGTACGGGGTGTACGCGGCGAACTCGGCGGCGCAGGTGTCCACAGTCTTGTAGACCGGGCGGATGCCGAGGGCCTGGCGGACACCGCGGACCACGGCTTCGGAGTTGTGCGTCAGGGCACCGATCTGCTCGTCCGAGAAGCCGTGGCGCTTGGCGCGCTGGAGCATCTCCACGGTCAGGGCCCCGGCCTTGCGGATCTCGTGCGAGATTTCGTTGAGCAGCTGCAGCTGGTCCAGGTACCAGGGATCGATCTTGGTGGCTTCGAAGAGCTGTTCCACAGTGGCACCGCCCAGCATGGCGCGCTGGACCTGGTGGAGGCGCTCCGTGGTGGGGCGCTTGGCCTTCTCGATGAGCTCAGGGACTTCCCATTCGGGGACGGAGCTGAAGTCCAGCTGCGAGCCCTTCTGTTCGAGGGAGCGCAGTGCCTTCTGCAGGGCTTCGGTGAAGTTGCGGCCCATGGCCATCGCTTCGCCGACCGACTTCATGGTGGTTGTCAGGGTGTCGTCTGCCGCCGGGAACTTCTCGAAGGCGAAACGCGGGACCTTGACCACGACGTAGTCCAGGGTGGGCTCGAAGGACGCGGGGGTCTTCTGAGTGATGTCGTTCGGGATCTCATCCAGCGTGTAGCCGAGGGAGAGCTTGGTGGCGATCTTGGCAATCGCAAACCCCGTGGCCTTCGAGGCCAGCGCAGAGGAGCGGGAAACGCGCGGGTTCATTTCGATGACCACAACACGGCCGGTGTCGGGCTCGACGGCGAACTGGATGTTGCAGCCGCCGGTGTCTACGCCCACTTCGCGGATGACGGCGATGGAGATGTCACGCAGCCGCTGGTATTCGCGGTCGGTGAGGGTCAGCGCGGGGGCCACGGTGATGGAGTCGCCGGTGTGGACGCCTACGGGATCGAAGTTCTCGATGGAACAGACAACCACCACGTTGTCGTTCTTGTCCCGCATCATCTCGAGCTCGTACTCCTTCCAGCCGAGGATGCTCTCTTCGAGCAGCACCTCGGACGTGGGGCTGTACTGCAGGCCCTGGCCGACGATCCGGCGGAGGTCGCCTTCGTCATAGGCCAGGCCGGAGCCGAGGCCGCCCATGGTGAAGGAGGGACGGACCACCATGGGGTAGCCGAGGTCCTCGGCCGCCTTGAGTGCCTCGTCGATGGTGTGGATGATGTGGCTGCGGGCCGATTCGGCGCCGCAGCGTTCCACCACGCCCTTGAACTTTTCGCGGTCCTCCCCGAGCTCGATGGCGGCGATGTTGGCGCCGATGAGCTCCACGTTGTACTTTTCCAGCACACCGTTCTTGTCCAGCGCGATGGCGGTGTTCAGCGCGGTCTGGCCACCCAGGGTGGGCAGGATGGCGTCCGGCCGTTCCTTGGCGATGATCTTCTCCACCACCTCGGGGGTGATGGGCTCGATGTACGTGGCGTCGGCAAACTCGGGGTCCGTCATGATGGTGGCCGGGTTGGAGTTCACCAGGATGACCCGGAGGCCCTCCTCTTTCAGGACACGCAGTGCCTGGGTGCCGGAGTAATCGAACTCAGCGGCCTGGCCAATGACGATGGGGCCGGAACCAATGACGAGGACGCTCTTGAGATCTGTACGTTTCGGCATTACTTCTTGTCCTCAGTCTTGGAGTCGGTGGTGTTCTTTGCGCCGTCGGTTTTTGCTTTGGTTTCCGCCATCAGGTCGATAAAGCGGTCGAACAGGTAGGCGGCGTCGTGCGGGCCGGCGGCGGCTTCGGGGTGGTACTGGACCGAGAAGGCGGGGATGTCGAGGCAGGCGAGGCCTTCCACGACGTCGTCGTTCAGGCTGATGTGGCTGACCTCAACCCGGCCGTAACGCTCTTCAGGGGCCTGGGTGGCGCCGTCCAGCGGGGCATCGACGGCGAAGCCATGGTTCTGGGAGGTGATCTCCACCTTGCCGGTGCGGCGGTCCATCACGGGCTGGTTGATGCCGCGGTGGCCGTAGCGGAGCTTGTAGGTGCCGAAGCCGAGCGCGCGGCCAAGGATCTGGTTGCCGAAGCAGATCCCGAAGTATGGGATTCTCGCGTCCAGGACAGAGCGGAGCAGCTTGACCTGCGGGTCGGCGGTGGCGGGGTCGCCGGGACCGTTGGACATAAAGAAGCCGTCCGGGTTGACCGCCTTGACGTCCTCAAGGGTGGCCGTGGCGGGCAGGACGTGGACACGCACGCCGCGCTCGGCGAAGCGGACGGGGGTCATGGATTTAATGCCCAGGTCCACCGCGGCGATGCTGAAGGCGGGCTCGCCTTCCCAGCCGTGGTCCTTGGGGTCCACAACGTAGGCCTCATCGACGCTTACTTCCTCGGCAAGGCGGGCACCTTCCATCGGGGCACTGGCCAGGACCGCGTCCAGGAGTTCCTTGTCCGCGACCTTGGCTGCGTCGCCGGAGAAGATGCCGGCGCGCATGGTCTTGTGCTCGCGCAGGTGGCGGGTGATGGCGCGGGTGTCCACACCCTGGATGCCCACGATCCCCTGCTCAATGAGTTCCTCGTCCAGGGGCCGTTCGGAGCGCCAGTTGGAGGGGCGCCGGGCGGCGTCGCGCACGATGTAGCCGGCCACCCAGATCCGGCGCGATTCGGCGTCGTCACTGTTGACGCCGGTGTTGCCAATGTGCGGGGCCGTCTGGACTACGAGCTGGCGGGCGTAGGACGGATCCGTGATGGTTTCCTGGTAGCCGGTCATGCCGGTGGCGAACACGGCCTCGCCCAGGGCGGTGCCTTGGGCGCCGTAGCTGGTGCCGCGGAACATGCGGCCGTCTTCCAGGACGAAAACCGCCGGGGTGGACGGAGCCGAAGCCGCTGGGTTTGCTGTCACTGTTTCTGTCACTGTCTTACTTTCCACTCTGGGGATCCTGGGAATGTTCCTGGCGGGCTGCGGCGATCAATTGCCGCAGGGAGTCATGGAGGGCTTCTTTGTCGGCGGCCCTGCGGGTCCGGAAGCCGGTGTCAAGGGTGTGGGTTCCGAGGTCCCAGGTCAGGACCAGGAGGCCTTCCTTTTCCACGAACTTGCCGGCCATGCCGCTTTCCTGGCGGACACCGGTCAGGCTCGCGGCCGGGATGTAAACGGCGGGGGCACCGGACCGGTCCAGGAGCACGCCGTGGGAGTACACGCTGAGTACGGCGTTGGTCCTGATGCCGAGGCTGTGCACGGCGATCCGGTCAAGCCAGTCACCGGCGGTGGTGGAGGCAACGTACTGGCCTTCGGCCCGGGCGCTTGGCACGCCCGGTTCCAGGGGCACCTCGGGCAAGGGGTCGACGTCGGCCTGCCGCCTGAGGCGGTTACGCCAGCCGAACCCGATCATGACCAGCACAACGGCGATGATCGCCAGGGTGCTGACCAGCGTAAGCATTTGGGTGTCCATCAGGAGGCGCCTGCCGCAGCTGCCGCCGATTCCCGGTACGGGGTGTTGAGGCGGCCGTCCAACACGGTGGGGTGGCCCTTGTAGAAGGTGGCCACCACCTTGCCCGGCAGCTCCAGGCCGGCAAACGGGGAGTTGCGGCCCATGGTTGCCATGGTGGCGGGGTCAACGGTCCAGCGTGCGGCGGGGTCCACCAGGATGACGTTGGCGGGCTCGCCGGCGTCCAGCGGACGGCCCTGGTCCGCTACCCGGCCAATCCTGGCGGCCGCGCTGGAGGTCACGCGGGCGAAGCCGGCCCAGGTCATCAGGCCGGTCTCGATCATGGTGTGCTGGACGACGGACAGGGCAGTTTCCAGTCCGGTCATGCCCATGGCGGCCTGCGCCCACTCGCATTCCTTATGCTCGCTGGGGTGCGGGGCGTGGTCGGTGCCCACCACGTCGATGGTTCCGTCAGCCAGGCCGGCGCGCAGGGCCTGCACATCGGCGTCCGTGCGCAGCGGCGGGTTGACCTTGTAGACGGGGTTGTAGCTGCGGACCAGGTCATCGGTCAGCAGCAGGTGGTGCGGGGTGACTTCGGCCGTGACGTTGATGCCGCGTTCCTTGGCCCAGCGGATGATCTCCACGGAACCGGCGGTGGAGACGTGGCAGACGTGCAGGCGGGAGTCCACGTGCTGTGCCAGCAGGACATCGCGGGCGATGATGCTTTCCTCTGCCACTGCGGGCCAGCCGGTGAGGCCCAGGACTGCGGAGACGGCGCCCTCGTTCATCTGTGCCCCGGCGGTGAGGCGGGGTTCCTGCGCATGCTGGGCCACCACGCCGTCGAACGCTTTGACGTACTCCAGGGCGCGGCGCATCAGCACCGGATCGTGGACGCAGATGCCGTCGTCAGAGAACATCCGTACCTGCGCGCGGGAATCAGCCATGGCGCCAAGTTCGGCGAGCTGCTCCCCCGCCAGGCCAACGGTCACGGCACCGACCGGACGGACGTCCACCCAGCCGGCTGCGCGGCCCAGGCTGTGGACCTGCTCCACCACGCCGGCCGTGTCTGCCACCGGGTTGCTGTTGGCCATGGCGTGGACGGCGGTGAAGCCGCCCAGGGCTGCGGCGCGCGTTCCGGTCTCGACTGTTTCGGCGTCTTCGCGGCCGGGTTCGCGCAGGTGGGTGTGCACGTCCACCATGCCGGGCAGGGCTACCAGTCCGGCGGCTTCGATGACGTTGGCGTCCTTCGCGTCGGGGTGCGTGGCCGCGCCGGCGCCGCGGGCGGCGATCACGCCGTCACGGATGAGCAGGTCCTCGGCGTCGCCGCCCAGGATGGCCGCACCGCGGATCAGGTACGTTCCGTTGTTGTCTGCCATTAGTTGCTCTTCTCTGTGGAACGGTATGCGTTGGTGGGGGCTGTGCCGATGTGGGCTGCGCCCGCTGTGGCTGGTTCGCGGGTGTCCCCGGAGAGCAGCAGATACAGGGCGGCCATGCGGACCGAGACGCCGTTGCGCACCTGTGCGAGCACGGTGGAGCGGGGCGAATCGGCGGCCGCTGCTGAAATTTCCAGGCCGCGGTTCATCGGGCCGGGATGCATGATGATGGTGTCCTTCAGCCCGAGGCTGTCCAGTGCCCGGAGCCTGTTGTCGTCGAAGCCCCAGCGGCGGGAGTATTCGCGGGTGGACGGGAAGAATGAGGCGTTCATCCGCTCGCCCTGCACCCGGAGCATCATCACCGCGTCCACGCCCTTTTCGAGGGTCTCGTCCATGTTGTAGCTGACTTTGCAGGGCCAGTGCCCGACGCCGATGGGCAGAAGGGTGGGCGGCGCCACGAGGGTCACCTTGGCACCCAGTGTGCGGAGCAGCCAGACATTGGAGCGCGCCACGCGGGAATGCAGGACGTCGCCGGCGATGGCGACGCGCATTCCCTTGAGGTCCGCACCGATGGACCCGTTGCCGGACAGCCTGGCCCAGTGGCGGCGCATGGTGAAGGCGTCCAGGAGGGCCTGGGTGGGGTGTTCGTGGGTGCCGTCGCCGGCATTGATCACGGCGGCGTCGATCCAGTCGGTCGCGGCGAGCCGGTGCGGGGCGCCGGAGGCCCAGTGACGGATGACGACGGCGTCCGCGCCCATTGCTGCCAGCGTCTGGGCGGTGTCCTTGAGGGATTCGCCCTTGGAGACGGAGGAGCCCTTGGCGGCGAAGTTGATGACGTCAGCGGAGAGCCGTTTGGCGGCCGCTTCGAAGGAGATCCGCGTCCGGGTGGAGTCTTCGAAGAAGAGGTTCACCACGGTGCGACCGCGCAGGGCCGGGAGCTTCTTGACTTCGCGGTCCCCTACGGCTGCCATTTCTTCGGCGGTGTCGAGGATGCGGATGGCGTTGGTGAGGCTGAGGTCTTCGGTGGAGAGGAGGTGTTTCACGCGCCGCCCTCAATGACCACTTCGTTGACCTTGGCACCGTCAGCGGCGGTGTCCGTTTCCTCGAGCCGGACCCGTACCTTCTCGGCGGACGAGGTGGGAAGGTTCTTTCCCACGTGGTCGGCCCGGATGGGAAGTTCACGGTGGCCGCGGTCGATCAGCACGGCAAGCCTGACAATCCTGGGACGGCCCAGGTCGATGATGGCGTCCAGGGCGGCCCGGATGGTGCGGCCTGAGTACAGGACGTCATCAATGAGCACCACAACCTTGTTATCGATTCCCGTGCGCGGGAGCTGGGTGGGGTACGGCGGCCTGGTGGGCTGGTGCGAGAGGTCGTCGCGGAACATGGTGACATCGAGTTGGCCAACAATTGCCGTGGCGTCCACGGTGGGGTCCGCTGCTGCGATTTTGTGGGCCAGGCGAAGTGCCAGCGGGTAACCGCGGCGCGGGATGCCCAGCAGGACCAGGTCCTTGGAGCCTTTGTTGGCTTCGAGGATTTCGTGGGCGATACGAGTAAGGGCACGGTCAATATCGGCCTGGTTGAGGACAACCCTGGCTGGAACCGGTGCGCTTGTGACTGAAGTCAACGCTCGTCTCCCCTTTCCCCGCCTCACAGGACGGAATTAAAAAAGGATCATGTGCGGTTCAAAATTACCACATTGGCGCCGGGCATTAGGCTTTCCCGTATGTCCACCAACCCTTATCAGCAGGGCCCCGGCCAGCCAGGCGGCCCCGCCGGACCCCGGGAACCTTTCCCCGGCCAGGCGAACCCCAGCTGGATGGGCCGGATCGAGCCCGAGTACTACCGGCCGGCGCCGGGAACCTACACGGCTCCCCTGCCCGCCCTGGGACCTCCGCAGCCAGGCAGGGCCGGCTCAGGCATGCGGGCGGGCGGCCTGCTGGCCCTCACGATAGGGGGCGCCATGCTGGCGTTCCTGAGCCTGCTGCTGGTGGTTCCGTTCCTGGTGGCGAACACCGGTGTGGGCGGGTTCATTGTGGGCTTTGTGGTTTCGCTCATCCCGCTGTCCGCTGTGCTCCTGACCGTCCACGCCATCGACCGCTGGGAACCGGAACCCAAACGGCTCCTCTTCTTCGCGTTCACCTGGGGCGCGGCGGTGTCAGTTGCCGTCACACTCCTGATCCAGCCGTTCTTTGCCCTGACCTTTCAGTTCAGTGACGTGGCTGACCTGCCGACCTACATGGCCACAGTCCAGGCCCCGGTGGTGGAGGAGTTCGCCAAGGCTTCGGGCCTTCTGCTGCTCCTGCTGCTGGCCCGGAAACACTTCGACGGCCCGGTGGACGGTGTGGTGTTCGCTTTTACCATCGCCGGCGGTTTCGCCTTCACGGAAAACATCCTCTACTTTGGCCGCGCCATCGCGGAATCAGTGAGCCCGGCCACTGACCTGGCCCAGATCTTCCTGCTTCGAGGTGTGATGTCGCCCTTCGCGCACGCGATTTTCACGGGGACAACGGGCCTCATCATGGGTTTCGCGGCACGGCGCTGGCATTCGGGGGCCTCTGTGCTGGCCTTTTTCGTAGGACTGGTCCCGGCGATGATCCTGCACAACCGGTGGAACAGCATGGGTGCAGGGTTCCTGGCCGAGTACATCCTCATCCAGGTGCCCATTTTTGTGCTGGCCGTGGTGGGAATCATCCTGCTGCGCGTCGCGGAAAACCGGCTCACGCGCCAGCGGCTCATGGAGTACTCCGCGGCCGGCTGGTTCAGCTCCGCGGAGGTGGACCTGCTGGCAACGCCACGCGGCCGGCGTACCGCCCTGCACTGGGCAGCCGGCTACAACCGCAGGCCGCAGATGAAGGCCTTCCTGCACGCCGCAACCCAGCTCGCGTTCATCAGGCAGCGGATCCTGAGCGGCCGGGACGTCCCGCTCCACCAGGCCGAGGAACAGCAGCAGCTGCAGCGGATCCTGGCGTTGCGCGCCGCCGTCGCGGGCTGAACCCCGCCCGCCCAAACAGAAGGGACCAGCGTCCACCGTGCGGTGGCCACTGGTCCCTATTTGTGGTGTTGTGGGTCTGAAGAATCCTCAGGCGAGCAGTGAGGGCTTCAGCTGCTGCAGGCGGCCCAGGAGGCCGTTGATGAACGACGGCGATTCGTCAGTTGAGAGCGTCTTGGCCAATGCCACTGCCTCGCTGACGGCAACGCCGTCGGGCACGTCGTCGTTGTAGAGCAGTTCCCAGGTGCCGATCCGCAGGATGATCCGGTCCACAGAAGGCATCCGCTCCAGTGTCCAGCCCTGGGAATAGGTTTCCAGGAATTCGTCAATGGCGGTCTGCTGTGAGACGACGCCCTCGACGATTTCGAGGGTGTACGGGTTGATGATCTGATCAGTCTTTTCCCGCCGCGCCCGCAGCACGTCAAAAGCCGAAACCGAGCGCTGCTCAGCTTCGAAAAGTACATCCAGAGCCCGGTTCCGGGCCTTACCGCGGGCGCTCACTACTCGCTGACCCGGCCGAGGTAGCTTCCGTCGCGGGTATCAACCTTGACCTTGGTGTTGTTCTCGACGAACAGCGGAACTTGGATTTCGTAACCGGTTTCCAGGGTTGCGGGCTTGGTGCCGGCCGAGGAGCGGTCTCCCTGCAGGCCGGGTTCGGTGTAGGTGATCTCCAGGACAACGCTGGCAGGGAGTTCGATGTAGAGCGGGTTGCCTTCGTGGATGGCAATGTTGACCATCTGGTTTTCCAGCATGAAGTTGGTGGCATCGCCCACAGTTGCACCGGGAACGGTGATCTGGTCGTAGTCGGAGGTGTCCATGAACACGAAGTCGGCGCCGTCCTGGTACAGGTACTGGTAATCGCGGCGGTCAACCGTGGCGGTCTCGATCTTAAGGCCGGCGTTAAACGTCTTGTCCACAACCTTGCCGGACATCACGTTCCGCATCTTGGTCCGTACGAAGGCGCCACCCTTGCCGGGCTTGACGTGCTGGAATTCGATGACGTTCCAAAGCTGGCCCTCGAGCTTCAGGACGGTGCCGTTCTTGATGTCGTTAGTGGTTGCCACAGGTTTCCTTTGGTTTCTACAGTCCGGTGAGTTATCAGACGTTTATGCCGGCCGGACAAGCCAGGAGGCCAGCCAGCGCGTGTTTGTCAAAAATCCAAGAACTATTCTACCGGTAAAACGGGTAGTGCCCGTGTTCCGGGGTCCGGGGGCCGCTCAGCAGGCGAGGTCCAGGACGTCACGGGCCCGCTGCAAAGCCACCGTGGACGAGTAAATCTGGGCGGCATCTGCCGACTGCGCCACACGCAGGTCCAAAGCCCGGGCGAAGGCCTCCACGGCGGCGGCGATGTGGCCCGAGGAGTACTGGACCTTCCCCATGTAGTGCAGGATCAGTGCTTCGCGGTCGGTTCCCTGGAACTCCGCAAGCAGCTGGCGGAACAGCTCCAGTGCACGGTCAGGGCGGTGCGAGACCCGCAGGACTTCGGCTTCAAAAGCCCTCAGCCGGAACGACTCGGGGTCCTTGAACCGGGCTTCAGCCAGCAGCTCGGCTGCCTCGGCGGCATGTCCTTCCACGATGAGGACGAAGATGTGGTCCGCGGGGTCGGTGGACCCCGCGAGGGCCGTGCTGCAGGCATCCTCGTTGACGACCTCGGGCAGCAGGGTCATCGGGTTGATCCTGACGCCCGGGAAGCCTGCCTCAGGCCATTCGCTGGTGCCGGCCAGGTCGCCCTGCATCAGGAGGCAATTTCCTGATAGGCGGCAAATAGCAGGGAGGTGTCCGGGACATCCAGGATGCCCGGCTTCGCGATTCCGTCGAGCACCACGAATCTGAGGAGGTCTCCACGCGACTTTTTGTCCCGGCGCATGCCGTCCAAAAGCCCCTGCCAGCGGTCCCTGCGGTACGTGACCGGGAGCCCGAGGGTATCGAGGATGCTGCGGTGGCGGTCGGCGTCGGCGTCGCTGAGGCGGCCCACGCTGCGTGCAAGCTCAGCGGCAAACATCATGCCCACAGACACGGCCGCACCGTGCCGCCAGGAGTAGCGCTCCACCAGCTCGATGGCGTGGCCCAGGGTGTGGCCGTAGTTCAGGATCTCGCGCAGGCCGGATTCCTTGAGGTCTTCGGAAACCACTTTTGCCTTGACGGCGATAGCCCGTTCAATAAGTTCACGCAGGACATCCGATCCGGGATCGGTGGCCGCCGCGGCATCCTTTTCCACAAGCTCGAGGATGGCGGGATCTGCAATGAAGCCGCATTTGA contains the following coding sequences:
- a CDS encoding PrsW family intramembrane metalloprotease; the protein is MSTNPYQQGPGQPGGPAGPREPFPGQANPSWMGRIEPEYYRPAPGTYTAPLPALGPPQPGRAGSGMRAGGLLALTIGGAMLAFLSLLLVVPFLVANTGVGGFIVGFVVSLIPLSAVLLTVHAIDRWEPEPKRLLFFAFTWGAAVSVAVTLLIQPFFALTFQFSDVADLPTYMATVQAPVVEEFAKASGLLLLLLLARKHFDGPVDGVVFAFTIAGGFAFTENILYFGRAIAESVSPATDLAQIFLLRGVMSPFAHAIFTGTTGLIMGFAARRWHSGASVLAFFVGLVPAMILHNRWNSMGAGFLAEYILIQVPIFVLAVVGIILLRVAENRLTRQRLMEYSAAGWFSSAEVDLLATPRGRRTALHWAAGYNRRPQMKAFLHAATQLAFIRQRILSGRDVPLHQAEEQQQLQRILALRAAVAG
- the nusB gene encoding transcription antitermination factor NusB — encoded protein: MSARGKARNRALDVLFEAEQRSVSAFDVLRARREKTDQIINPYTLEIVEGVVSQQTAIDEFLETYSQGWTLERMPSVDRIILRIGTWELLYNDDVPDGVAVSEAVALAKTLSTDESPSFINGLLGRLQQLKPSLLA
- the efp gene encoding elongation factor P — encoded protein: MATTNDIKNGTVLKLEGQLWNVIEFQHVKPGKGGAFVRTKMRNVMSGKVVDKTFNAGLKIETATVDRRDYQYLYQDGADFVFMDTSDYDQITVPGATVGDATNFMLENQMVNIAIHEGNPLYIELPASVVLEITYTEPGLQGDRSSAGTKPATLETGYEIQVPLFVENNTKVKVDTRDGSYLGRVSE
- a CDS encoding tetratricopeptide repeat protein, producing the protein MQGDLAGTSEWPEAGFPGVRINPMTLLPEVVNEDACSTALAGSTDPADHIFVLIVEGHAAEAAELLAEARFKDPESFRLRAFEAEVLRVSHRPDRALELFRQLLAEFQGTDREALILHYMGKVQYSSGHIAAAVEAFARALDLRVAQSADAAQIYSSTVALQRARDVLDLAC